One genomic window of Saccopteryx bilineata isolate mSacBil1 chromosome 4, mSacBil1_pri_phased_curated, whole genome shotgun sequence includes the following:
- the HNRNPAB gene encoding heterogeneous nuclear ribonucleoprotein A/B isoform X1 encodes MSETGEEQLMETMAATENGHEAAPEGESPPGPGTGTAAGAGGGSAAPPAGNQNGAEGDQINASKNEEDAGKMFVGGLSWDTSKKDLKDYFTKFGEVVDCTIKMDPNTGRSRGFGFILFKDAASVEKVLDQKEHRLDGRVIDPKKAMAMKKDPVKKIFVGGLNPEATEEKIREYFSDFGEIEAVELPMDPKSNKRRGFVFITFKEEEPVKKVLEKKFHTISGSKCEIKVAQPKEVYQQQQYGSGGRGNRNRGNRGSGGGGGSGGQSQSWNQGYGNYWNQGYGYQQGYGPGYGGYDYSPYGYYSYSPGYDYSQGSTNYGKSQRRGGHQNNYKPY; translated from the exons ATGTCGGAAACGGGTGAGGAGCAGCTCATGGAGACGATGGCCGCTACCGAGAACGGGCACGAGGCCGCCCCCGAAGGCGAGTCGCCTCCCGGTCCCGGCACCGGGACTGCAGCGGGCGCTGGAGGCGGTAGCGCGGCGCCGCCGGCCGGCAACCAGAACGGCGCTGAGGGCGACCAGATCAACGCCAGCAAGAACGAGGAGGACGCGGG aaaaatgtttgTTGGTGGACTGAGCTGGGATACCAGCAAGAAGGACTTAAAGGATTATTTTACCAAATTTGGAGAGGTCGTTGATTGTACAATAAAAATGGATCCCAACACTGGTCGGTCAAGAGGGTTTGGCTTTATTCTCTTCAAAGATGCAGCCAGTGTGGAGAAG GTCCTAGACCAGAAGGAGCACAGGCTGGATGGCCGGGTCATTGACCCCAAGAAGGCAATGGCCATGAAGAAGGATCcagtaaagaaaatttttgtggGAGGTCTGAATCCTGAAGCCACTGAGGAGAAAATCAGAGAGTACTTCAGTGATTTTGGGGAG ATTGAGGCCGTTGAGCTTCCGATGGATCCAAAGTCAAACAAAAGACGAGGCTTTGTTTTCATCACCTTTAAAGAAGAGGAACCTGTGAAGaaggttttagagaaaaagttccACACTATCAGTGGAAGTAAG TGTGAAATCAAGGTGGCTCAGCCCAAAGAGGTTTATCAACAGCAGCAGTATGGCTCTGGGGGCCGTGGAAACCGCAACCGAGGGAACCGAGGCAGTGGCGGCGGCGGTGGGAGTGGAG GTCAGAGTCAGAGTTGGAATCAGGGCTACGGCAACTACTGGAACCAGGGCTACGGCTACCAGCAGGGCTACGGGCCCGGCTATGGCGGCTACGACTACTCGCCCTATGGCTATTACAGCTACAGCCCCGGCTACGACTACA GTCAGGGTAGCACGAATTACGGGAAGAGCCAGCGACGTGGTGGCCATCAGAATAACTACAAGCCATACTGA
- the HNRNPAB gene encoding heterogeneous nuclear ribonucleoprotein A/B isoform X2, protein MSETGEEQLMETMAATENGHEAAPEGESPPGPGTGTAAGAGGGSAAPPAGNQNGAEGDQINASKNEEDAGKMFVGGLSWDTSKKDLKDYFTKFGEVVDCTIKMDPNTGRSRGFGFILFKDAASVEKVLDQKEHRLDGRVIDPKKAMAMKKDPVKKIFVGGLNPEATEEKIREYFSDFGEIEAVELPMDPKSNKRRGFVFITFKEEEPVKKVLEKKFHTISGSKCEIKVAQPKEVYQQQQYGSGGRGNRNRGNRGSGGGGGSGGQGSTNYGKSQRRGGHQNNYKPY, encoded by the exons ATGTCGGAAACGGGTGAGGAGCAGCTCATGGAGACGATGGCCGCTACCGAGAACGGGCACGAGGCCGCCCCCGAAGGCGAGTCGCCTCCCGGTCCCGGCACCGGGACTGCAGCGGGCGCTGGAGGCGGTAGCGCGGCGCCGCCGGCCGGCAACCAGAACGGCGCTGAGGGCGACCAGATCAACGCCAGCAAGAACGAGGAGGACGCGGG aaaaatgtttgTTGGTGGACTGAGCTGGGATACCAGCAAGAAGGACTTAAAGGATTATTTTACCAAATTTGGAGAGGTCGTTGATTGTACAATAAAAATGGATCCCAACACTGGTCGGTCAAGAGGGTTTGGCTTTATTCTCTTCAAAGATGCAGCCAGTGTGGAGAAG GTCCTAGACCAGAAGGAGCACAGGCTGGATGGCCGGGTCATTGACCCCAAGAAGGCAATGGCCATGAAGAAGGATCcagtaaagaaaatttttgtggGAGGTCTGAATCCTGAAGCCACTGAGGAGAAAATCAGAGAGTACTTCAGTGATTTTGGGGAG ATTGAGGCCGTTGAGCTTCCGATGGATCCAAAGTCAAACAAAAGACGAGGCTTTGTTTTCATCACCTTTAAAGAAGAGGAACCTGTGAAGaaggttttagagaaaaagttccACACTATCAGTGGAAGTAAG TGTGAAATCAAGGTGGCTCAGCCCAAAGAGGTTTATCAACAGCAGCAGTATGGCTCTGGGGGCCGTGGAAACCGCAACCGAGGGAACCGAGGCAGTGGCGGCGGCGGTGGGAGTGGAG GTCAGGGTAGCACGAATTACGGGAAGAGCCAGCGACGTGGTGGCCATCAGAATAACTACAAGCCATACTGA